The proteins below come from a single Miscanthus floridulus cultivar M001 chromosome 1, ASM1932011v1, whole genome shotgun sequence genomic window:
- the LOC136536428 gene encoding beta-amylase 1, chloroplastic-like: MAFNLAQCATAAASVAPRTPRPRSAAAASVPVSFSARKAAAAAGSVRLQRQACCEPSVAPPRSVLCRAAVSGKTAADRAASRRRSGGVPVFVMMPLDTVKKCGTALNRRKAVQASLSALKSAGVEGIMVDVWWGIAESDGPGRYNFAGYMELMEMARKAGLKVQAVMSFHQCGGNVGDSVSIPLPRWAVEEMERDQDLCYTDQWGRRNYEYVSLGCDAMPVLKGRTPVECYTDFMRAFRDHFADYLGNTIVEIQVGMGPAGELRYPSYPESNGTWKFPGIGAFQCSDRYMRSSLKAAAEAAGKPQWGHGGPTDAGGYNNWPEDTIFFRGDNGGWSTEYGDFFLSWYSQMLLEHGDRILSGATSVFAAAPVEVSVKVAGIHWHYGTRSHAPELTAGYYNTRHHDGYRPIARLMARHGAVLNFTCVEMRDHEQPQEAQCMPEHLVRQVGAAARAAGVGLAGENALPRYDGTAHDQVVATAAERCAAEDRMVAFTYLRMGPDLFHPDNWQRFAAFVRRMNGAGSCREAAEREAHGVAQATGSLVHEAAVALRS, encoded by the coding sequence ATGGCCTTCAACCTGGCTCAGTGCGCCACCGCCGCGGCATCCGTCGCGCCCCGCACCCCTCGCCCTAGGTCCGCGGCCGCGGCGTCCGTGCCCGTCTCCTTCTCCGCaaggaaggcggcggcggcggccggcagcGTGCGGCTGCAGCGGCAGGCGTGCTGCGAGCCATCGGTGGCGCCGCCGCGTTCGGTGTTGTGCCGGGCCGCGGTGTCGGGGAAGACCGCGGCCGACCGGGCCGCCTCCAGGAGGAGGTCCGGCGGCGTGCCGGTGTTCGTGATGATGCCGCTGGACACTGTCAAGAAATGCGGCACCGCGCTGAACCGGCGCAAGGCGGTGCAGGCGAGCCTGTCCGCGCTCAAGAGCGCGGGCGTGGAGGGCATCATGGTGGACGTGTGGTGGGGCATCGCCGAGAGCGACGGCCCGGGGAGGTACAACTTCGCGGGGTACATGGAGCTCATGGAGATGGCGCGCAAGGCCGGGCTCAAGGTGCAGGCCGTCATGTCCTTCCACCAGTGCGGCGGCAACGTCGGCGACTCCGTCAGCATCCCGCTGCCCAGGTGGGCCGTGGAGGAGATGGAGAGGGACCAGGACCTCTGCTACACCGACCAGTGGGGGCGACGCAACTACGAGTACGTCTCGCTCGGCTGCGACGCCATGCCCGTCCTCAAGGGCCGCACGCCCGTCGAGTGCTACACCGACTTCATGCGCGCGTTCCGGGACCATTTCGCCGACTACCTCGGCAACACCATCGTGGAAATCCAAGTCGGCATGGGCCCCGCCGGCGAGCTGCGCTACCCGTCCTACCCGGAGAGCAACGGCACCTGGAAGTTCCCCGGCATCGGCGCCTTCCAATGCAGCGACAGGTACATGCGGAGCAGCCTGAAGGCGGCAGCGGAGGCGGCCGGCAAGCCTCAGTGGGGCCACGGTGGGCCGACCGACGCTGGCGGCTACAACAACTGGCCCGAGGACACCATCTTCTTCCGCGGCGACAACGGTGGGTGGAGCACCGAGTACGGCGACTTCTTCCTGTCGTGGTACTCGCAGATGCTCCTGGAGCACGGCGACCGCATCCTGTCGGGCGCCACGTCCGTGTTCGCCGCGGCGCCCGTGGAGGTGTCCGTGAAGGTGGCCGGCATCCACTGGCACTACGGCACACGGTCCCACGCCCCGGAGCTGACCGCGGGGTACTACAACACGCGGCACCACGACGGGTACCGCCCCATCGCGCGCCTCATGGCCCGCCACGGCGCCGTGCTCAACTTCACCTGCGTGGAGATGCGGGACCACGAGCAGCCGCAGGAGGCGCAGTGCATGCCGGAGCACCTGGTCCGGCAGGTGGGCGCCGCGGCGCGCGCCGCCGGGGTGGGCCTGGCGGGCGAGAACGCGCTCCCGCGGTACGACGGCACGGCGCACGACCAGGTGGTGGCCACCGCCGCCGAGCGCTGCGCCGCCGAGGACCGGATGGTGGCGTTCACGTACCTGCGCATGGGGCCCGACCTCTTCCACCCGGACAACTGGCAGCGGTTCGCCGCCTTCGTGCGCCGCATGAACGGCGCCGGGTCGTGCCGGGAGGCCGCGGAGCGGGAGGCGCACGGCGTCGCGCAAGCCACGGGGTCGCTGGTGCACGAGGCCGCTGTCGCGCTGCGGAGCTGA